Below is a window of Candidatus Krumholzibacteriia bacterium DNA.
GCGTCCCCCTCGGCGTCGAACCATCCGCACCAGCCGTTGCTCGCCTCCGCCCCGGCGAAGGCACTCCACCGGGGCACGGTGCCGGACTTGGCCCAGGGGGCGGCGATCGACGGCGCCGCGTCGGCACTCACCATCAGGAAGACGTCGTCGCCGCTGCCGGCCGCCGGCGTCGTCGCCAGGTAGAGCCAGTCGCCCTCGACACGCAGGTACAGGGTCTCGGTGCCGTCGACGGGGGTCGTGCGCGCGTCGAGCGTTCCGTCCATCGTGAACGGTGCTCCGGGGTCGGTGTCCCCGCTGCCGCCCCCGCCCACGGCCACGTGGTCGATCGGGCTGTCGGTCACGTTGCCGTGGGTGTCGACGGCGCGCACGGTGAGGTCGTAGAGCGTGTTCGGCGAGGCTTCCACGGTCGCGCGGTAGCGCGTGGCCCGCACGGTGGGCAGGGGATCGGTCGTCGCCGTCGGCATGGGATCGACGCTCATCGGGATCTCCTGCCACGCGCCCACGTCCGGTCCGCCGGCGTAGGTGGCGTTGTCCGGCGCATCGATCGGCAGCGTGCCGTCGAGGTCCTCGCGCACGCGCAGGATCACGCTCTGCACGTCGGCGTGGTCGTCGACCAGGGTCCAGACCTCGAAGTCGGTGGGTTGGACGACGCCCCACTCCGTCGCCCCTGGGTTGTAGGGCTCGCGCTGCGGCGCGAACACGGTCGGACCGACGCTGTCGTCGGTGCCGTCGAGGAGTGCGCCGAGTTCCTGCAGGGCGAGGTTCGCGGCGCGCGTGGGCTGCGAATCCCACACGCCGTCCAGGCTGAAGTCCCAGTACCAGTAGTCGCTGGCCTGGCCGTTCAGCAGGAAGTCCTGCGCGGCGAGCGACCGCGGATCGGTCGGCGCGACGTCGAGCGCCTGCCGCACGCGGTTGGTCGCCGCGGTGAGTACCGCCCAGCTGTTGCGGTCGGGGGACTCGCCGTCGGCGTTCGGATCGCCGAGCCACTTCGCGAACTCGGGATCGCCGTTGTCGGCGCCGCTCCAGCTTCCCGGCTCGACGTGGATCAGGTCGTCGGCCGCGGGCGGGAAGCGATCGAGGTAGTCCTGGATCGTGGTCGCCTCGAAGCGATCGGGATTGGCCAGCAACCACTGCACGAAGGCGTCGAAGTTCGCGTGGTAGTAGCTGTCGCTGCCGCCGCCGTGGTTGTCGCCGTCGTGGTGCAGCACCACGAGGATCGGATGCGCGGAATCCGTGTTGAAGGGCTCGAGCTGCGACATCACCGCCTCGTAGTCGAGCGCGCCGAAGCCGCCGCGGCCGTCCTCGTTGCCCAGGTAGCGCGAGGTGGGCACCGCGACGATGCGCTTCACGTCGCCCGTGACCGGGTCGATGGTCTGCATCCAGTGCGGCTGGTGCCCCCAACGCGCCGACACCGGCGTCGGCGCCCACAGACCGCTCAACGACACCCAGTCGCCCGGATCCGGATTGCGCACCTCGGCCGCGTTCGGCTCGACGAGGTTGCCGCCGGAGTTCCAGGGATAACCCTCCGCGGCGCGGTCGAAGTGCACGTTGTCCACGAGCACCCACTCGAGACCGGCGTCCACGAGTGCGCCGATCATGCGCGGGTGGACGGCGTTCTCCGGCGGGAAGATCCCGCGCGAGGCCGGAGCGCCGATCCGGTCGGCGAGGATCTGCCGGTGCCGGGCGATCTGCGCGCCCACGTCCTCGGGCGCGATCAAGGGCATGAGCGGGTGGTGCTCGCCGAAGGCCACCATGTCGATCCGCGGATTGCCGAGCGCGGTGTTCGCTGTCGACCACTGCGTCCACGACGAGGTCCACGTGGCGAACTGTCCGTAGCCCGCCGCGGCCAGGGCGTCGAGGTTGCGCACCAGCGATCCCGAGAAACTGACCTGCGCACCCAGGTGCGGCAGACCGGCGGCCACCCCGCTCGCCACCGCGTCACCGGGCCAGGTGGTGTAGGGCCCCGTCCGCGTGAGGTGGACGTCGATCACCGAGAAGGGATAGCGCGCGTTCGCGTCGGTCTCGACCACCGTCTCACCCGGTTGGTAGATCGGCTGGTGCATGTGCCACAGGAAGGCGATGTGGATCTTCGGCGGATCCTCGGCGGTGGCCGCAGTGGGCGCGAGCAGGGCCGCGACGAGCAGCAGGGAGCACGCGGTACGCGCGGTCGGCAACGGGATCGAAGGCAGACGCATCGGAACCCTCGGGTGCGGGTGCGGGTGCGGGAGCGGGAGCGGTCTCCGTCATGATAGCCCGAGGACCGCTGCTCCTGGGTGAGTGCTTCACAGGTTCGGAACGGTTCTGGTGTTCACCGACGGCGGCGCCGTGGCGCGCGTGCGATGCACGTCGGGACGAACGGCAGCTTCCAGTGATTGCCGGGTGTTTCCGTCGACCCGGAACCCCGGAGGTCGTCTGCTCGGTGCACGGGAGATCCGACGCGCCGCGTCGGGACCACCACGCACGAGGAGGGCCGCCTTGATCCGCATGCTCCATCTCATCGCGATCGTCGTCTGCACGCCGGCGGTCGCGGCCGACGTCACGCCCGATGCCACGCCCGAAGGCGTCGAACCCTTCGACGTGCGCTTCCGCGATCGCTTCGGCAACGACGGGCTGGACTTCCTCCAGACCCGTGGCGGCGCCCTCGGGCTCGACGACGCCGAGATCCAGCTCCTCGCCGAAGCGGCCGCGCAGGGAGCGACGGGCCTGCGCATGGGCAATTCGCCGGACGAGGTCCGGGTGTACCGCGACTTCGATCCCCGGCTGCGCGAGGAGAACGTGAGCGTGTACGTCCGCTACGCGGGTCGGAACCAGGCGCGCGCCTTCCTCGAGCTGGCCTACGAGGACGACACCCGCGCGCCGTTCCGGTTCGGCGTGGACGAGGACGGGACCATGGTGCTCTCGTCGCCGGACCTCGACCGCGACGGTCCCCCGAACGTGCGCTTCGAACCCGGGTGGTACGACCTCACCGTCCACCGTCAGGGCTACCAGGTCGAGATCTACGTCGGCGAGAGGAGGCTGGCGCGGTGGCTCGACCGCGAGCCGTGGAAGCGCGTGTCGCTCGTGCGCACGGGAGCGGCCGATCGCTACGCCTGGTTCGACGACCTGCGGGTCTACACGGGGCCGCCGTGGTTCGAGGAGAACGAGCGCATCGTGGCCTCGCGTGGGGAGCGACGGATGATGGTCGGGCTCCGGGGCGTGTCGAGCTGGGACGACGCCGGCGGGCCCGAACGCCAGGAGGTGCGCAGTTTCGAACTCGAGTGGTCCGGAAACGTGTCGCCGTCGACCCGGATGGGGGTGCAGCTGGGGCGCCGCGAGATCCTGGCGTCGTCGGACGTCCTGCTGGTCGGCGGGATGTTCGAGCAGAAGGTCGTCAGCACCGATCTCTTCATCCGCGGCGAGCTCGGATTCGCCCAGAGCGGAGACGACGACGAGCCCATGGCCTGGTTCGGCGCGGCCCTGGGCTACGAGTGGCGGGTGCTGCCGCGGTTGAGCGTGGTGCCCTCGGTCGGACTGCGTCGCATGCTGCACTCGCTGGCGACGATCGACATGGTCCCGGTGGCCCTCACCGTTCGGTACCAGTTCCTGGGACCCGTGGCCGGGTCCGACCCACCGGCGCCCGACTCCCGATGATCGGGTCGGAGCCGGGGAGGTCGGCACTCGACCAGGCTCCCGAACGGCGAGCGCGTCCCGTCCCCGGCTCCGGGACGCGAACAGAGTCGCCGATCCGGTGGCCGGTCGGGAAGGGTCAGCGGTGGCAAGGGGTGGCAAGCAGCGCGTTCGCAGCCGTTTCAGGAGGTTTCCGGTGGCCGGCGCGAGGCCGGCGAGGGCGTGGATTCCGGAGTGGGATCAGTCCTCGTCGTCGGTCTCCGGCCACGCGCCGAGGATCTCGATGTCGTCGAAGAGCACCGAATCGGGGGGAGGCGTGAGCCCCAGCTTCCTCCATTCCCGGCGCTCCCCGTCACCGAACACCACGCCGGCCTCGGGCACGGGTCGGAGATCGCGACCCAGCGGCATCTGGTAGGCATTGACCACGCGGCGGTCGACCGACGCGATGACCTTCAGCGTGAGGACGCCTCGCGCGGGGTCCCAATCGGTCTCGTGGAAAGGCCCGACGTGGAGCCGGGGCGCATCGAGGGCCCCGCGGAAGGCGGGCACGTCGGGCAGCAGGACGCGTGCGGCGGCACCTTCTCCCGCACCGTTCCATTGCACCGTCGACGCGGCGCCCTGCACGTCGGTGGGGTCGAGGACCACCAGCACCGGCCGGTTGAGGGCGTTGTCCGGGCCCCCCAGGAGCAGTTCCGGACCCCCATCGGCGTCCAGGTCGAGCACCCGGCCGTACTCCAGGCGCCCGGGATGGACGTAGCGGCCGACCTCGACGCCGTCGGCGAGCCGCAGGATCGTGGTCACGCAGGGGCTGTTCGCCTGGAAGTGGTTGAGCGCGATGCGGTCGCCGAGGTTGGAGGCCCACGAGCCGTAGTAGAGGTGGCCGGGCCAGAAGGCGAAGGCATGCACGCTGTCGGGGAGCGTGGCGTGGGTCCGGACCTCTTCGGGGTCGATCTCGAGCCGGTATCGCCACCGCTCGGTCCGGTCGACCGGATCCCAGAGCGCGGTGAAGGGCGGATCGCGGTCCGAGGGCCGCGTGGTCAGGACGAGAGCGAATCGGTCGTCCCCGTCCGGGACCACCATCACGCGTACGAGCCGTGCTTCCGGGTACGGCAGCTCGACCGGCGGGAAGGGCGGGGGCAGGACGTGCGCGCCGTCGTCGAGATCGATCATCCGTCCCACGTGGTGCGGCGCGAGCTCATCGGCCGGCGACGGCGGCGGTGGCCAGAGGATCAGCATCACCACCAGGGACACGGTGACCAGCGCGGCGCCCACCAGCAGGCGTTGCCGGGCCCGGTGCCCGGGCGCGGGACGCTGGTCCGGCACCGCATCGGCTGCCTCCGGCGCCCCGTCGGCCGCCCACTCCAGGATCGCCCGCAGGCCCTCTCGCTGCCGCGTGCGCAGCGTGCGCGCCGACACGGGGTGGCCCGCCTCCATGCGCTCGGCCGTGATCGCGTCCCAGGAATGCCCCTCGATCAGGTGGATCCGGACCACTTCGAGTCCCGACAACACCTCGTCGGTGGACGGATGGGCGGGCGCGAGCTCGGCGTGGGCGCGCTCGAGCAGCGAGCGAACGCGGGTTCCGGCCAGGGTGGGCGACGGATCGCCGGCCACGGCCGCCGCGATCGGGGGGAAGGCGCTCCAGTCCTGCGCCAGCGCGGCGTCCAGCCGCCGCCGGGTCGGACGGTGGACGAGCTCGCACAAGTGCCGGAAGGCCTCGAGCGTGGTGTCGTCGATGCGCACGGAGGTGTCGGACACGAGCGTCGGTTGGGAGCCGGGCACGGGTCGATTCGTCGATGGTCGAACTTCGAGAGTCGATCCTAGCAGCCGAGGGTGGGTTGCACACGCCGGAATGCGACGTTCCGGAACGGTTCGGGATTCGGCGAACTGCACCTTCCGGGAACTTTCGAGGGACTCGCGCGTCCCAACACCAGTACCCTCCAACCGCTTCCGTGGCGGAAGTCCAACGACTACGCCGTGGAGGCCGCCGGGCGCCGCACCCCTGGCACGATTCTCGCGGCCGTTCCGGCAGATCACGAAAGCGTCCGATTTCGTGAATGCGGTGGCCCGGGGCTTCCCCTACGCTGCTGTTTCTCCGTTCACGGCCGCTCCTGCTCCCTCCCCGACGATCGAGACGTCCATGAGTCTCTCGCTCCGCCGACCGGTCCACCGCTTCCACATTCCCGTCATGGGGACCGGATTCACCATCGCCACACCGCTGCGTGTGGCGAAGTACGGGATCGGGTCGGTGGTGTCGATCGTCGACGACATGCTGATCGAGCAGACGCGCGAACGGGTCTCGCGGGGCCTCGGGCGTGCCTTCCACGCGATCGGGCGCCACGAGGAGGACTCGCGGGCGCGCCGGATCACGGCCTACCTCGATCTGCTCGAGGACACGGTCCACGATCAGGTCGAATCGCTGCGCCAGGCCGCCTTCGACGCGGGAAGCGAGATCACGCGCTACTTCGAGATGCTGCCCCCGTCGCCGCTTCGTGACCTGTACGAGCGCATGCGCTGGATGGCCGACGGACCGGACAAGCGCGCCGCGCAGGAGGCCCTGCGCGCGGAGGTCGAGCCGGGCCCGATCGACGTGAACATCATGACCAAGATCGATCGCGACCCCGTGACGGGCCGGATCGGCAGCGGTACGCCGGGATCGCAGGCCATGGCGGCACTGCGGGGTTTCGCGCTCAGCCGCGCCACGGGCTCGGTCGTCCTGTCGGCAGGTCTCAATCTGCGGCTCTTCACCTACCTGTCCGAATTCGAGGACTTCTTCCCCGACGCCGCCGGACGGCTGCGCAAGGGGATCGTGCTGAAGGTGCAGGACCTGCGCTCGGCGGCGATCCAGGGCAAGGTCCTGGCGAAGCGCGGGCTCTGGGTCTCGGAGTTCCGCGTCGAAAGTGGCCTGAACTGCGGTGGACATGCCTTCGGCGACCGCGGGCGGGTGCTCGGACCGATCCTCGAAGAGTTCCGTCGTGGCCGCGAGGCCTTGGCCGATCAGCTCCACGAACTCACCAACCGGGCACTGCGTGCGGCGGATCGGCCCGAGTTCGTCGAGAGGCCGCCGGTTCGTGTCACCGTGCAGGGCGGCATCGGCACGGCCGAAGAGAACGACATGCTGCACCGGGTGTACGGTGTCGACGGCACGGGCTGGGGTAGTCCCTTCCTGCTCGTTCCGGAGGTCGTGAGCATCGATCCCGAGCACGTGGCCAGGTTGATCGTGTCCGAAGAGGACGACGTCGAACTGAGCCGCAGCTCACCGCTGGGCGTGCCCTTCTGGAGCCTGCGCAGCTCGGCGAGCGAGATCGAACGGCAGTCGAACGTCGATGGCGGCCGCCCCGGCTACACCTGCACCAAGGGCTACCTGATCTCGAACACCGACTACGCGAAGAAGGGTCTCTGCACGGCCAGCCATGCCTTCCAGAAGCGCAAGCTCGACGAGATCGACGCCTCCGGCCTCGACGCGGCGGCCCGGGCCGATGCCCGTGACGCCGTCACCGCGAAGGCCTGCCTGTGCCGCAACCTGGGTGGCGGGGCCGAGCCGCTCGACGAGAAGGGCGGCACCGTGAGCACCGCGATTTGCTGTGGGCCGAACACGCCGTACTTTTCCATGGTCGCGACCCTGAAGGAGATGGTCGACCACATCCACGGGCGTATCCATCTGCCGCTCGCCGACCACCGGCCCCACATGTTCGTCAAGGAAGTGGGACTGCACGTCGGACAGCTCGAGCAGCAGATCGACCGCGCCTGCGAAGGTCTCACGCGCATCTGCCCCGACACCTTCGCCCAGACCCGTCGGAATCTCCTGGAGGCCGTCGAGCACTACCGCGAGACGGCTCAGCACATCGCCGGCGACGGGGTCGAGGGCTTCCTCGACCAGTTGGAACAGTTGCAGGACCGGATCCACGGCCTGCGCGCGCCGGTCGCCGTCTGACGCGCGACGCACCGCGAACCGAAGCGCCGGACCGATCCGGGTCCCGGTGCGAACTCCCCGTTCGAGGACGAGCATGGCCCGCAGAAGCAATTACGGATTCGAGAAGCGCCAGAAGGAAAAACTGAAGCGCGAGAAGAAGCAGAAGAAGCTCGAGCGGAAGCTCGAGAAGAAGGAATCCGAGGCCAACGGCGAGGCCGGCGAAGATCCTTCGATCGCCCCGATCGATCCCGCCGACCTGGGCCTGGACGACTGACCTCCGCGCCGCGTGGCGGCCGGTGCCCCCGTCAGCGGGTCTCGGTGCGTCGGCGCTCGGCTTCGAGCAGCCACACCAGGACCTGCTCCCACTGCCCCGACCCCTCGACACGCCCCACGATCCGATGCTCGTGGTCGAGCACGATCTTCGTGGGAAAGGTGTCGATCAGCAGGTCCACGCTGGCCTTCCACGCGCCTTCACCGCCCAGCACGGGCTCGTCGATCCCGTAGGTGTTCGCCCAGTCCACCTGCCGGGGCCGCGAGCGCGCGTCCTCGAGCACTTCGACGAACCACAATGGCGCGTCGAGCGACGCGCTCAGGAAATCCCGGACCTCTTCGAAGTTGGCCGCGTCCTCCCGGCAGGGAGCGCACCACGTCGCGCCGACGTTCAGCACGACCGGCGTGCCCCGGAACTGCCGCAGGCTGACCTCGTCGCCGAACTGGTCGACGCCGCGCACCGGAGGCGCGAAGGAGCCGGGCAGGGCGCTCGTCTCGCGATCCTCGGCCGGTCCGTCGCAGGGTGGCCAGGAGTTCTCGGGACAGACGGAGTCGTCCGTCGTGGGCCCGGACGGGCCAGGGTCGGCGGTGCCGCCGCCGTCGCAGGCGCCGAACAGGAGCACGCAGAGCAGGAACAGTCGTGTGGGCATGGCCGGGAACGGGGGATTCGTGTCACGATCGACAATATCGTAATGTAGCACAACGTCCGACCCCCCGGTGGAGGCTCCGACCGTGGTCCGTCCCGTCCTGCTCGCTCTGCTCCTGGCGACGGGCCTCGCCGCCCCGCCCGCCGCGGCTCAGCTCGCCGTGGGCGACTCGGCCCCCGACTTCACGCTCTTCGACACCGACGGTGTCCAACGCAGCCTGAGCGACTACGGCGACAGCGTCGTCGTGCTGTTCTTCGTCGGCTGGGGCTGAGGCTTCTGCCTTTCTGCTGGCCCCGGGACGGAGGCCCTCAGCCAGTCCTTCTCCGCCGAACCCGTGCAGTTCCTCGCCCTGGACTGCTGGAACGGCACCAAGTCGCAGGCCGAGAGCTTCGTCGCGAACACGGGGATCACCTACCCCCTGCTGCGCGACGCAGGCGGCGTGACCAACGACTACGCCGGGGGTTACGACTACGTCTACGTGGTCGGCGGCGACGGGCGCGTCACCCACCGCAACCTGAGCGGCTGGAACACGAGCGAGGTGCAGACCGCGATCGAGTCCGCGCTCGACGAGCTGATCGCCACGTCGGCACCGCCCGCTCGCGAGGCCGTGCAGCTCCGCGGGCCGTGGCCGAATCCCTTCAATCCACGCACGGAGTTGCGGATCGAGATTCCGGGTGGGGGTGACGTCGTGTCGTTGTTCGTGCACGATGCCCGCGGCCGGCGCGTCCGCACGGTGCTCGACGGCATGGTGACCGACGAGGCCGCGCTCTCGGTCGTGTGGGACGGCGCCGACGACGACGGCGCCTCGGTACCGAGCGGCGTGTACCACTTCCGCCTGGTCACCGGCGCGGGTACCGACGTGCGCAAGGGAGTGTTGATCCGATGAGAGCCTTCGTGCTCGCGCTGATGCTGACCGTGGCGCCCTCCGCTGCGGCCGCCGAACTGGGCGAGGCCCACGACTTCCGCCTGCGGACGGTCGAGGGCTCCATCATGACCCTCGACGACGCCCTCGCCGAGGGGCCGATCATCCTCGACTTCTGGGCCACGTGGTGTGCGCCGTGCAGGATCGCCCTGCCGCGCTGGGTGGAGTTGGCCGATCGCTACGCCGAGCACGGCGTGCGCCTGATCACCGTGAGCCAGGACGACCCGCGCAGTCAGCCGAAGATCCTTCCCTACCTGCGCAGCCAGGGCTTCGAGTTCCCCGTGCTGCTCGACGGCGACAAGCAGGTCGGGCGTCGCTACCGCGTCACGAGCCTGCCCACGACCTTCCTGATCGCGTCCGACGGAACGATCGTCACCCACCACGTGGGCTACCGCGAGGGCGACGAACGCGAGGTCGAGGCCGACCTCCGCGAGCTGCTGGACCTGGATCCACTCGAGGAGGAATCGCGCTGAAGACCGCGTGGATCGCGTTGATCGTGCTGGTCATGGCCGTTCCGGTCCGGGCCGACGAACTGCGCGTGGAGATGAGCAACCTGCTCGAACTGCAGATCGGCCGCGACTTCGCGAACGAGGACGAGGACCGGCGTCGTTTCTTCGGCCAGTTCCTGCTCGACGTCTATCCGACACGGGATCTTCGCCTTGGGCTGCGGGTGGAGCGCTTCGCCGACTCGCCGCCACCGGAGCTGTTCGGCAACCCCGTGGCCGAGTACGAGTACGATCGCCTGGCGCAGCGCTTCGTCGAGTGGTCGAGTCGTCACGCGCGCTTCCGCGTGGGCAACGGTTACGCGATCCTCGGTCACGGCCTGCTGTTCCGGGCCTTCGAACTGCCCGGCGTGGTCCGACAGACGCAATTCCCGATCGTGTCGTACGCCGAGAGCCGCGATCTCGACGGCGTGACGCTCGACGCGTGGTACGGCCCGCTCGAGCTCACACTGCTGCACGGAACACCGGTGATCGCTCCCGACGTCGCCCCCGAACAGCCGAACCAGGTGCGGCGCGCAGGGAGCGTCACCGGCGGCCGCGCGATGCTCGAGGTGGTCGAGGGCCTGCGCGTGGGCGGTTCGGTGCTGCACGCCGACGGTCTCGAGGCCGGACTCGCCACCTCGCGCGCCGAGGAGTTCGGCGCCGTCGAGGTCGACGTCGACCTGCTCCGCTTCGTTCCCGGCGGCGACGACCTGCCCTTCTTCCTGCGCACGGTCGTGGAGTACGCCGGGCGTTCGTGGCAGCCCTTCGACGGCGGTCTGCGCACGGCCACCGGGGTGCCGCACGCGCTGTACTCGAACACCCAGATCGGCTGGGACACCGGCGCGCTCGGGATCGAGACCAAGGACTACCACCAGTTCCGGCTCGGCGTGAACGACCCTCCCACGCTGGTGCCCGAGTTCACGCACCGCCTCCTGAACCGCACCACGCACGTTCTCGATCCCCTCGACGAGAAGGGGCACCAGATCA
It encodes the following:
- a CDS encoding T9SS type A sorting domain-containing protein — its product is MRLPSIPLPTARTACSLLLVAALLAPTAATAEDPPKIHIAFLWHMHQPIYQPGETVVETDANARYPFSVIDVHLTRTGPYTTWPGDAVASGVAAGLPHLGAQVSFSGSLVRNLDALAAAGYGQFATWTSSWTQWSTANTALGNPRIDMVAFGEHHPLMPLIAPEDVGAQIARHRQILADRIGAPASRGIFPPENAVHPRMIGALVDAGLEWVLVDNVHFDRAAEGYPWNSGGNLVEPNAAEVRNPDPGDWVSLSGLWAPTPVSARWGHQPHWMQTIDPVTGDVKRIVAVPTSRYLGNEDGRGGFGALDYEAVMSQLEPFNTDSAHPILVVLHHDGDNHGGGSDSYYHANFDAFVQWLLANPDRFEATTIQDYLDRFPPAADDLIHVEPGSWSGADNGDPEFAKWLGDPNADGESPDRNSWAVLTAATNRVRQALDVAPTDPRSLAAQDFLLNGQASDYWYWDFSLDGVWDSQPTRAANLALQELGALLDGTDDSVGPTVFAPQREPYNPGATEWGVVQPTDFEVWTLVDDHADVQSVILRVREDLDGTLPIDAPDNATYAGGPDVGAWQEIPMSVDPMPTATTDPLPTVRATRYRATVEASPNTLYDLTVRAVDTHGNVTDSPIDHVAVGGGGSGDTDPGAPFTMDGTLDARTTPVDGTETLYLRVEGDWLYLATTPAAGSGDDVFLMVSADAAPSIAAPWAKSGTVPRWSAFAGAEASNGWCGWFDAEGDADVTSGSVLEARIDLAAEFGGTVPTAFHVAALRYGSDDGASLVGQAPAGDGDDTVTLEEFHEVRRTTVDAPAAPRGPVTLHTARPNPFNPRTEVRFDLARAAHVDLAVFDLRGRHVVTLRAGRFAEGSHRAVFDGGALASGVYLVRLAALGSIEVQRVILAK
- a CDS encoding TlpA disulfide reductase family protein; translation: MPTRLFLLCVLLFGACDGGGTADPGPSGPTTDDSVCPENSWPPCDGPAEDRETSALPGSFAPPVRGVDQFGDEVSLRQFRGTPVVLNVGATWCAPCREDAANFEEVRDFLSASLDAPLWFVEVLEDARSRPRQVDWANTYGIDEPVLGGEGAWKASVDLLIDTFPTKIVLDHEHRIVGRVEGSGQWEQVLVWLLEAERRRTETR
- a CDS encoding redoxin domain-containing protein → MVRPVLLALLLATGLAAPPAAAQLAVGDSAPDFTLFDTDGVQRSLSDYGDSVVVLFFVGWG
- a CDS encoding FlgD immunoglobulin-like domain containing protein produces the protein MQFLALDCWNGTKSQAESFVANTGITYPLLRDAGGVTNDYAGGYDYVYVVGGDGRVTHRNLSGWNTSEVQTAIESALDELIATSAPPAREAVQLRGPWPNPFNPRTELRIEIPGGGDVVSLFVHDARGRRVRTVLDGMVTDEAALSVVWDGADDDGASVPSGVYHFRLVTGAGTDVRKGVLIR
- a CDS encoding TlpA disulfide reductase family protein, whose protein sequence is MRAFVLALMLTVAPSAAAAELGEAHDFRLRTVEGSIMTLDDALAEGPIILDFWATWCAPCRIALPRWVELADRYAEHGVRLITVSQDDPRSQPKILPYLRSQGFEFPVLLDGDKQVGRRYRVTSLPTTFLIASDGTIVTHHVGYREGDEREVEADLRELLDLDPLEEESR